AAGCCTTAAGGGAGCGAGCTTTCCTCTCGCTCCCTTTTATTATAATTTAACTAAATTTGCACATGGAGGTAAGCGTAGGTATAGTAAAATATGGCCCTATTGTCCTGTTCAGGGGTATCAAAAAAAATCAAAAAGGAAGGGTCGGGTAAACCTCCTGAAGCAAGTTCAGGGGCAATTTTAAAACCGGAGTAAAAGATGAAAATGAATTTAAGGAATAAGTCAATTTTGGTCATGACACTGATTCTAATTTCAGTATTAGGGGTAAATACTGCAGTTCTGATAAAGGGGGTCACTGATCGGTACAAAACTGCCCTTCTTAATAAAACAACAGTAATTGGAGAGGAGATTAAAAGGGATGTAAGTAGGCCTGTGGAAGTAGGTGTACCCATCGAAATTCTTACAGGACTGAATGAGAAGTTGAAAAGGCTAAGCGACGAGAATAAGGATATCGGTTACTCTATGATTGTGGATAGTAAGGGTAAGGTTCTTTTTCATAACAATGCAGATATGGTTGGTAAAATCCTAACTCCTGCAGAAATAGCGGAGATAGAGTCTATAAAGACCGATGAAACTATCAATAGTGTTAGAGGAAATTATTATGAAACAACACTTCCAGTATTTTATGAGAAGAAACCGGTTGGCGTAGTAAAAGTGGCCCTAAAACAGGAAGAGGTGTCAGCCCAGATCTCCTCCATGCTTTTGGGTTCTATAACTGTTGCGAGCATAGGACTTATCATCGTCATCACCCTGGTGGCCTTCTTTATAACAAGATTTATTGCAAAACCTATAACCACCGTTGCCTCTACTGCCCTTGAGATGTCGAGTGGTGACTTTACCAAGACCATAGAGATCAGCTCAAAGGACGAGGTTGGAGAATTAGGAAGGGCTATTAACAGGATGATTAAAAACCTCAGTGAGATAATTAGCAGGTTTAAGTCAACCACCATTAATGTGTCCATGGCATCCGAGCAGATAGCGATGAACTCTAAAAAAATGACTGAAGGTGCCAAGACACAGGTAGATGCCGTTGAGAAGACCGCATCCTCTATACAGGAGTTAAACTCCTCCATCAGAGAGATAGCTGACTCTACAGGGACCCTTTCTAACTCGGCAGTGGAGACATCATCATCCATTCTTGAGGTAAGCGCTTCCATAGAAGGAGTAGCCCAGAGCGCCGATAGTCTTTCAAACGCTATCTCAGAGGTAACGGCCTCCGTAGAAGAGATGGTGGCCTCGGCTGATGAGGGTGCAAAAAGTATGGAGGTCTTAGAAGAGGCTATAGGTGAGACAAGCACAACGATAGTAGAGTTCGATGCTGCCATAGGAACCGTGGCGGATAATGCAAAGGAGGCAACAAGGCTTGCAGATAAGGTTGTTACCGACGCCTCGGAACACGGGATGATCTCAGTAGTTAACGCCATAGATGGGATGGACAAAATCAGAGACTCTGTAAAGAAGGCCGGTGATTCTGTAAACCACCTCAGGGAGAGGGCACACTCGATAAGTAAGATCATCACTTTTATAGATGAAGTAACAGACCAGACCACGCTGCTTGCCCTCAATGCAGCCATTATTGCTGCCCAGGCAGGAGAACATGGAAAGGGCTTTGCAGTAGTAGCAGATGAGATAAAAGCCCTGGCTGAGAAGACTTCCACTTCAACGAAGGAAATAGACACTCTTATA
This sequence is a window from Nitrospirota bacterium. Protein-coding genes within it:
- a CDS encoding HAMP domain-containing protein; the encoded protein is MKMNLRNKSILVMTLILISVLGVNTAVLIKGVTDRYKTALLNKTTVIGEEIKRDVSRPVEVGVPIEILTGLNEKLKRLSDENKDIGYSMIVDSKGKVLFHNNADMVGKILTPAEIAEIESIKTDETINSVRGNYYETTLPVFYEKKPVGVVKVALKQEEVSAQISSMLLGSITVASIGLIIVITLVAFFITRFIAKPITTVASTALEMSSGDFTKTIEISSKDEVGELGRAINRMIKNLSEIISRFKSTTINVSMASEQIAMNSKKMTEGAKTQVDAVEKTASSIQELNSSIREIADSTGTLSNSAVETSSSILEVSASIEGVAQSADSLSNAISEVTASVEEMVASADEGAKSMEVLEEAIGETSTTIVEFDAAIGTVADNAKEATRLADKVVTDASEHGMISVVNAIDGMDKIRDSVKKAGDSVNHLRERAHSISKIITFIDEVTDQTTLLALNAAIIAAQAGEHGKGFAVVADEIKALAEKTSTSTKEIDTLIQTIQKETQDAVNITKEGLVSVEEGGKLVHSAGDVLRGIINSSQQSQNAIKGIEGAAIEQAKGVRQVAEAVDRIKDMIVQVARASQELRNGTNHIEKVMGGVSDIAKQLKKSTEEQSKGSKQIGVIADNTAEKTQLIAKATNDQRFGSETILKSIDDVRAVAMKGMDIASEIDLAMEALRREAEDLKKEIERFKIK